The following proteins are co-located in the Myxococcus fulvus genome:
- a CDS encoding pyridoxal phosphate-dependent decarboxylase family protein — MANKSQPDYAGRAHDSLKQALRERLDRNQLAHREVPWDSTRAESSPLTGGRDVEAWFLGPRAENAELFEQLVLEALRDHSFWRRNFHPTDPPAITQTIKRDPGYLRALDTLHTEFDTLLAELKKSAPFFSMRYQGHMTWDQTLPGMAGYFAAMLYNQNNVALEASPLTTVLEVRVGEDLCRMVGYAEQGQVRPWSHLTCGGTTANIEAMWAARNLKFYPLSLREALGKEPALAAAKGLEVTLPSDKKARLLDLNAWQALNLEVDEVLGLPTRIQDQFGIPVETLTARLSDYTLQDLGLVEFTRRHLGDVKAPVFMVPGSKHYSLPKAAAILGVGADHMYSVPLDEAGRMDMESLESRLDQCRADKRPVIAVTAVMGTTEEGLVDPLASVIALRKQKYHPLDMSFCVHADAAWGGYFASLLRPAPGPKGARSGPPAPVLQLSTYAMKQFEALPEADTITVDPHKTGYLPYPAGALCYRNQAMRSLVAFEAPYINTAGSQEDLTVGKYGIEGSKPGAAAAGVYLSHAVVPPDQRGYGKILGRALYNCKLFHARLLMMNAVADDYRVVPGPRFELPENLRKKYGGTQKALETLRNQLSNKRHEELLASAQPEELELLREMGADLNILTYAFNFQTADGLNPSLAKANDFNRGIYDRLGVKADGRDIYGYRLLVSTTDFIEADYGKKFFADYEERLLGTATPEDAEEGRITVLRSVIMDPWITEDLEGRPFLDTIIQELRAAVEDTLHELQGTATRRTR, encoded by the coding sequence ATGGCTAACAAGTCCCAACCGGACTACGCCGGTCGTGCCCACGACAGCTTGAAGCAGGCGTTGCGCGAGCGATTGGACCGCAATCAGCTCGCGCACCGCGAGGTCCCCTGGGATTCCACGCGCGCTGAGTCATCGCCGCTCACGGGCGGACGCGACGTGGAGGCGTGGTTCCTGGGCCCGCGCGCGGAGAACGCGGAGCTCTTCGAGCAATTGGTGTTGGAGGCCCTGCGAGACCACTCCTTCTGGCGCCGCAACTTCCACCCCACGGACCCGCCCGCAATCACCCAGACCATCAAGCGCGACCCCGGCTACCTGCGCGCGCTGGACACGCTGCACACGGAGTTCGACACCCTGCTGGCCGAGCTGAAGAAGTCCGCGCCGTTCTTCAGCATGCGCTACCAGGGCCACATGACGTGGGACCAGACGCTGCCGGGCATGGCGGGCTACTTCGCGGCCATGCTCTACAACCAGAACAACGTCGCGCTGGAGGCCTCGCCGCTGACGACGGTGCTGGAGGTCCGCGTCGGTGAGGATTTGTGTCGCATGGTGGGCTACGCCGAGCAGGGGCAGGTGCGGCCCTGGAGCCACCTGACGTGTGGCGGCACCACCGCCAACATCGAGGCGATGTGGGCCGCGCGGAACCTCAAGTTCTACCCGCTGTCCCTGCGCGAGGCCCTGGGCAAGGAGCCCGCGCTCGCCGCCGCGAAGGGGCTGGAAGTCACCCTGCCGTCCGACAAGAAGGCGCGGCTGTTGGACCTGAACGCGTGGCAGGCGCTCAACCTGGAGGTGGACGAGGTGCTGGGGTTGCCCACGCGCATCCAGGACCAGTTCGGCATCCCGGTGGAGACGCTGACGGCGCGGCTGTCCGACTACACGCTCCAGGACCTGGGCCTGGTGGAGTTCACCCGGCGCCACCTGGGGGACGTGAAGGCGCCGGTGTTCATGGTGCCGGGCTCCAAGCACTACTCGCTGCCCAAGGCCGCGGCCATCCTGGGCGTGGGCGCGGACCACATGTACAGCGTCCCGCTGGATGAGGCCGGGCGCATGGACATGGAGAGCCTGGAGTCACGGCTGGACCAGTGCCGCGCGGACAAGCGGCCGGTCATCGCGGTGACGGCGGTGATGGGCACCACGGAGGAGGGGCTGGTGGACCCGCTCGCGTCGGTGATTGCCTTGCGCAAGCAGAAGTACCACCCGCTGGACATGTCCTTCTGCGTGCACGCGGACGCGGCGTGGGGCGGCTACTTCGCGTCGCTCCTGCGCCCGGCTCCCGGACCCAAGGGCGCGCGCTCGGGCCCGCCGGCCCCCGTGCTGCAATTGAGCACCTACGCGATGAAGCAGTTCGAGGCGCTGCCGGAGGCGGACACCATCACCGTGGACCCGCACAAGACGGGCTACCTGCCGTATCCCGCGGGCGCGCTGTGCTACCGCAACCAGGCCATGCGCAGCCTCGTGGCCTTCGAGGCGCCGTACATCAACACCGCGGGCAGCCAGGAGGACCTCACGGTGGGCAAGTACGGCATCGAGGGCTCCAAGCCCGGCGCCGCCGCCGCGGGCGTGTACCTGAGCCACGCCGTCGTGCCGCCGGACCAGCGCGGCTACGGGAAAATCCTGGGCAGGGCGCTCTACAACTGCAAGCTGTTCCACGCGCGCCTCCTGATGATGAACGCGGTGGCGGACGACTACCGGGTGGTGCCCGGCCCGCGCTTCGAGCTGCCGGAGAACCTGCGCAAGAAGTACGGCGGCACGCAGAAGGCGCTGGAGACGCTGCGAAACCAGCTCTCCAACAAGCGCCACGAGGAGCTGCTCGCCAGCGCGCAGCCCGAGGAGCTGGAGCTGCTGCGCGAGATGGGCGCGGACCTCAACATCCTCACGTATGCCTTCAACTTCCAGACGGCGGACGGGCTCAATCCCAGCCTCGCCAAGGCGAATGACTTCAACCGGGGCATCTATGACCGGCTGGGCGTGAAGGCGGACGGCCGGGACATCTACGGCTACCGGCTGCTGGTGAGCACCACGGACTTCATCGAGGCGGACTACGGCAAGAAGTTCTTCGCCGACTACGAGGAGCGGCTGCTCGGCACCGCCACGCCCGAGGACGCGGAGGAGGGCCGCATCACCGTGCTGCGCTCCGTCATCATGGACCCCTGGATTACGGAGGATTTGGAGGGCCGCCCCTTCCTCGACACCATCATCCAGGAGCTGCGCGCCGCGGTGGAGGACACCCTCCACGAGCTCCAGGGCACCGCCACCCGCCGCACCCGCTAG
- a CDS encoding OmpA/MotB family protein, whose product MRTRLILAALVALSTTGCVSQGKFDAKALEAENLTKGLNDEKGAREAAEAKVKELTEKIAALEEEKKALETRLTTSESRLTANAAERRALQDQNAQLAALNEELARNSKKLAQAKEELEKKSSEYESLAQSLKSEISEGKIELSELKGRMTVQLKDKILFASGSARVGKEGGEALKKIADALKTVQGKIIRVEGHTDDVPTGGGQFPTNWELSLARAMAVVRALQDAGVDPTTLSAAGYGQYQPIAVNDSPENRSLNRRIEIVLAPK is encoded by the coding sequence ATGCGGACACGGCTGATTCTGGCTGCGCTCGTCGCGCTCTCCACCACGGGATGCGTCTCGCAGGGCAAGTTCGACGCGAAGGCCCTGGAGGCGGAGAACCTCACCAAGGGCCTCAACGACGAGAAGGGCGCGCGCGAGGCCGCCGAGGCCAAGGTCAAGGAGCTGACGGAGAAGATTGCCGCGCTGGAGGAGGAGAAGAAGGCGCTGGAGACGCGGCTGACCACCTCCGAGTCGCGCCTCACGGCGAACGCCGCCGAGCGCCGCGCGTTGCAGGACCAGAACGCGCAGCTCGCCGCGCTCAACGAGGAGCTGGCGCGCAACTCCAAGAAGCTGGCCCAGGCCAAGGAGGAGCTGGAGAAGAAGAGCTCCGAGTACGAGAGCCTGGCGCAGAGCCTCAAGTCGGAGATTTCGGAGGGCAAGATTGAGCTGTCCGAGCTGAAGGGCCGCATGACGGTGCAGCTCAAGGACAAGATCCTCTTCGCGTCCGGCTCCGCGCGCGTGGGCAAGGAGGGCGGCGAGGCGCTGAAGAAGATCGCCGACGCGCTCAAGACGGTGCAGGGGAAGATCATCCGCGTCGAAGGGCACACGGATGACGTTCCGACCGGCGGCGGCCAGTTCCCCACCAACTGGGAGCTGAGCCTGGCGCGCGCCATGGCGGTGGTGCGGGCGCTGCAGGACGCGGGCGTGGACCCGACGACGCTGTCAGCGGCGGGCTATGGGCAATACCAGCCCATCGCGGTCAATGACTCGCCCGAGAATCGCAGTCTGAATCGTCGTATCGAAATCGTTCTCGCACCCAAGTAG
- a CDS encoding TonB-dependent receptor, whose amino-acid sequence MRTFLAVLCFCLAAGAWAQQVPDGGVADPDAGVPTGVLTKPPELLRQVEAPYPPEAAAQQLEGTVVMFIDISETGAVTNVEITQPAGHGFDEAAVEAVKQFEFSPAEVDNVPSPVRIQYAYQFVFRPVAPPTDADGGTVEPEAPVNFSGQALERGTRKPLNGAEVVLPELDRSTVADSEGRFSFRGVPLGTHEVLVVQGGYDRFKTRETVSEGRETRATYYVQKRIFSPFETVVRSDRERKEVTSTTLQVAEVQRVPGTQGDTLKVVQNLPGVARPAFNGGALVIRGTSPQESGVFLDGQRIPLLFHFGGLTSVYNSELLESLDYLPGNFSSYYGDITGGVINVNSREPKMDRIHGTVGVSLIESNAVIEGPITDTLGFAIGGRRSYIDIVLGVIPEGDDGPSLQVAPRYYDAQLKLVWKPISRHTFTLQGITSRDRLGLVFDRPSDNDPSVNGNLDVTTGFNQLRLRHQYRGERLTLDTHALVGNTLVEFEIGERNLRIASTDLNLRATAEYALVEPFTLAGGVDVTSSFANVKARIQRPPREGEPPSPLITEDLLDTDGDFLQYFPSLWIEGRWRPFKGLLVVPGVRYEGYVFTDQKKVKRTLNPRLAVRYALTDTLTLKGGAGVYHGPPVQDEPSLAFGNPDLSAKRSLQYGVGAEWQPVQEWFVSGEVFYNDLDNLISRSDALVERDGELVPERLKNGGIGRVYGFELLVRRALTERLFGWIAYTLSKSERRDAPGANWRLFDNDQTHVLTAIASYKLPKGWEVGARFRFASGNPTTPVVGSVRDDGTDVFLPLFAGVNSRRLPSFNQLDVRVDKIFVFDKWTLDLYLDLTNVYNNAAVEGIAYNYNYTQSAYFEGLPILPVIGAKGSF is encoded by the coding sequence ATGAGAACGTTCCTGGCCGTTTTGTGTTTCTGCCTCGCCGCCGGAGCCTGGGCACAACAGGTTCCGGACGGCGGTGTCGCCGACCCCGACGCGGGCGTCCCCACGGGCGTGTTGACGAAACCGCCCGAGCTGCTGCGTCAGGTCGAGGCTCCCTATCCACCCGAAGCCGCCGCCCAGCAGCTTGAGGGCACGGTGGTGATGTTCATCGACATCTCGGAGACGGGCGCCGTCACGAATGTCGAAATCACCCAGCCCGCCGGCCACGGCTTCGACGAAGCCGCCGTGGAGGCCGTCAAGCAGTTCGAGTTCTCTCCCGCGGAGGTCGACAACGTCCCCTCCCCGGTGCGCATCCAGTACGCCTACCAGTTCGTCTTCCGGCCCGTGGCGCCGCCCACCGACGCGGACGGCGGCACCGTGGAGCCCGAGGCCCCGGTGAACTTCAGCGGCCAGGCGCTGGAGCGCGGCACGCGCAAGCCGCTCAACGGCGCGGAGGTGGTGCTCCCGGAGTTGGACCGCTCCACCGTGGCGGACTCGGAGGGGCGCTTCTCCTTCCGGGGCGTGCCGCTGGGCACCCACGAGGTGCTGGTGGTGCAGGGCGGCTATGACCGCTTCAAGACGCGGGAGACGGTGTCCGAGGGCCGCGAGACGCGCGCCACGTACTACGTGCAGAAGCGCATCTTCAGCCCCTTCGAGACGGTGGTGCGAAGCGACCGTGAGCGCAAGGAAGTGACGAGCACCACGCTCCAGGTGGCCGAGGTGCAGCGCGTGCCCGGCACCCAGGGCGACACGCTCAAGGTGGTGCAGAACCTGCCCGGCGTGGCGCGCCCGGCCTTCAACGGCGGCGCCCTGGTCATCCGCGGCACCAGTCCCCAGGAGTCCGGCGTCTTCCTGGACGGCCAGCGCATCCCGCTGCTGTTCCACTTCGGCGGCCTGACGAGCGTCTACAACTCCGAGCTCCTGGAGTCGTTGGACTACCTGCCCGGCAACTTCTCCTCGTACTACGGCGACATCACCGGCGGCGTCATCAACGTCAACAGCCGCGAGCCGAAGATGGACCGCATCCACGGCACCGTGGGCGTGAGCCTCATCGAGTCCAACGCCGTCATCGAGGGGCCGATTACGGACACGCTGGGCTTCGCCATCGGCGGCCGGCGCTCGTACATCGACATCGTGCTGGGGGTGATTCCGGAGGGCGACGACGGCCCGAGCCTCCAGGTGGCGCCGCGCTACTACGACGCGCAGCTCAAGCTGGTGTGGAAGCCCATCTCACGCCACACCTTCACGCTGCAGGGCATCACCTCGAGAGACAGGCTGGGGCTGGTGTTCGACCGGCCGTCGGACAACGACCCGTCCGTCAACGGCAACCTGGACGTGACGACGGGCTTCAACCAGCTGCGCCTGCGCCACCAGTACCGCGGCGAGCGGCTCACGCTGGACACGCACGCGCTGGTGGGCAACACGCTGGTGGAGTTCGAGATTGGCGAGCGCAACCTGCGCATCGCCTCCACGGACCTGAACCTGCGCGCCACGGCGGAGTACGCGCTGGTGGAGCCCTTCACCCTGGCGGGTGGCGTGGACGTGACGAGCAGCTTCGCGAACGTCAAGGCGCGCATCCAGCGGCCGCCGCGCGAGGGCGAGCCGCCCAGCCCGCTCATCACCGAGGACCTGCTCGACACCGACGGCGACTTCCTCCAGTACTTCCCCTCGCTGTGGATTGAGGGCCGCTGGCGTCCGTTCAAGGGGCTGCTGGTGGTGCCGGGCGTGCGGTACGAAGGGTATGTCTTCACGGACCAGAAGAAGGTCAAGCGCACGCTGAACCCGCGGCTGGCGGTGCGCTACGCGCTGACGGACACGCTGACGCTGAAGGGTGGCGCGGGCGTGTACCACGGGCCTCCGGTGCAGGATGAGCCCAGCCTCGCGTTCGGCAACCCGGACCTCTCCGCGAAGCGCTCGCTCCAGTACGGCGTGGGCGCGGAGTGGCAGCCCGTGCAGGAGTGGTTCGTCAGCGGCGAGGTCTTCTACAATGATTTGGACAACCTCATCAGCCGCTCGGACGCGCTGGTGGAGCGCGACGGGGAGCTGGTGCCGGAGCGGCTGAAGAACGGCGGCATCGGCCGGGTCTACGGGTTCGAGTTGCTCGTGCGCCGCGCGCTGACGGAGCGCCTGTTCGGCTGGATTGCGTACACGCTCAGCAAGAGCGAGCGCCGGGACGCGCCCGGGGCGAACTGGCGCCTGTTCGACAACGACCAGACGCACGTGCTGACGGCGATTGCGTCCTACAAGCTGCCCAAGGGCTGGGAGGTGGGCGCCAGGTTCCGCTTCGCGTCCGGCAACCCGACGACGCCGGTGGTGGGCTCGGTGCGTGACGACGGCACCGACGTGTTCCTGCCGCTGTTCGCGGGGGTGAACTCGCGGCGGCTGCCGTCCTTCAACCAGCTGGATGTCCGCGTCGACAAGATCTTCGTCTTCGACAAGTGGACGCTGGACCTCTACCTGGACTTGACGAACGTCTACAACAACGCGGCGGTGGAGGGCATCGCCTACAACTACAACTACACCCAGAGCGCCTACTTCGAGGGACTGCCCATCCTCCCCGTCATCGGCGCCAAGGGGAGCTTCTGA
- a CDS encoding chalcone isomerase family protein, translated as MREQAWKSARWLVLGLVLATGAAEAGQKQVGGVHMPDSLQLQGRTVELAHMELHKRFLFKVYVWSLYLESRPRSASEAIASNSVKRLHFRFLRDITRSQLVDSLRNGLYRNPELREGPLSQQLGVMLASLRDVEKGGDLIITYTPDGGLEVGGAASGGVFIPGKTFADALFAVWLDVHPIFPR; from the coding sequence ATGAGAGAGCAGGCGTGGAAGAGCGCGCGGTGGCTCGTGCTGGGGTTGGTGCTGGCGACGGGCGCGGCAGAGGCGGGACAGAAGCAGGTGGGCGGAGTCCACATGCCGGACTCCCTTCAGCTCCAGGGGCGCACGGTGGAGCTGGCCCACATGGAGCTGCACAAGCGCTTCTTGTTCAAGGTGTACGTGTGGAGTCTCTATCTGGAGTCGCGGCCGAGGAGCGCCTCGGAGGCCATCGCCTCCAACTCGGTGAAGCGGCTGCACTTCCGCTTCCTGCGGGACATCACCCGCTCGCAGCTGGTGGACAGCCTGCGCAACGGCCTGTACCGCAACCCGGAGCTGCGCGAGGGGCCGCTGTCCCAGCAGCTGGGCGTCATGCTCGCGTCGCTGCGTGACGTGGAGAAGGGCGGGGACCTCATCATCACCTACACCCCGGATGGCGGCCTGGAGGTCGGCGGCGCGGCCAGCGGTGGTGTCTTCATCCCCGGCAAGACGTTCGCCGACGCGCTCTTCGCCGTCTGGCTGGACGTGCACCCCATCTTCCCTCGCTGA
- a CDS encoding Hsp70 family protein — protein sequence MHACGLDFGTSNTAAALPDGTVLSLQPHTSEPRLYRSVMFFPDDEREIYTGADAINRYLEDNTGRFIQSVKSFLHSSSFRATQVKGRTFTIEDLVAILLRRVREAAGAHMGTPPEAVVLGRPAVFTPDPDADALAQKRLHRAAELAGFQHIEFLIEPIAAALAYEAQLTRDELVLVADFGAGTTDLTLMRLGPSRRGAKDRRPDVVGSTGVRIGGDRFDAEIMRHKLLPRFGAGSTYRVRGLSDKRLPIPQHIMAKLLSWHEMSFIREKSTQELLNTMMETSDKPAEIEALHDLVVDNLGYRLFRAIEAAKVRLSRDDVATIDFEEARINLHEPITRAEFDAFSKPLLDELEQCTQGLLSRHPEAEHIDAVFLTGGSSQIPAVRQLYVRRFGEERVRTADAFTSVAEGLGRASATLG from the coding sequence CCCCACACCTCGGAGCCCCGGCTCTATCGCTCCGTCATGTTCTTCCCGGACGACGAGCGCGAAATCTACACGGGCGCCGACGCCATCAATCGCTACCTCGAGGACAACACCGGACGCTTCATCCAGTCCGTGAAGTCCTTCCTCCACTCCAGCTCCTTCCGCGCCACCCAGGTCAAGGGCCGCACCTTCACCATCGAGGACCTGGTCGCCATCCTCCTGCGCCGCGTGCGCGAGGCCGCCGGCGCCCACATGGGCACGCCCCCGGAGGCCGTCGTCCTCGGCCGCCCCGCCGTCTTCACGCCGGACCCGGACGCGGACGCCCTCGCCCAGAAGCGCCTGCACCGCGCCGCCGAGCTCGCCGGCTTCCAGCACATCGAGTTCCTCATCGAGCCCATCGCCGCCGCGCTCGCCTACGAGGCCCAGCTCACCCGCGACGAGCTCGTCCTCGTGGCCGACTTCGGCGCCGGCACCACCGACCTCACCCTGATGCGCCTGGGCCCCTCGCGCCGGGGCGCCAAGGACCGCCGCCCGGACGTCGTCGGCTCCACCGGCGTGCGCATCGGCGGAGACCGCTTCGACGCCGAAATCATGCGCCACAAGCTCTTGCCCCGCTTCGGCGCCGGCTCCACGTACCGGGTGCGCGGCCTGAGCGACAAGCGCCTGCCGATTCCGCAACACATCATGGCCAAGCTGCTGTCCTGGCACGAGATGTCCTTCATCCGTGAGAAGTCCACCCAGGAGCTGCTCAACACGATGATGGAGACCAGCGACAAGCCGGCCGAAATCGAGGCCCTCCACGACCTGGTCGTGGACAACCTGGGCTACCGCCTCTTCCGCGCCATCGAAGCCGCCAAGGTGCGCCTGTCCCGCGACGACGTCGCCACCATCGACTTCGAGGAGGCCCGCATCAACCTCCACGAGCCCATCACCCGCGCCGAGTTCGACGCCTTCAGCAAGCCGCTGCTCGACGAGCTGGAGCAGTGCACCCAGGGCCTGCTCTCACGCCACCCGGAGGCCGAGCACATCGACGCGGTGTTCCTCACCGGCGGCTCGTCGCAGATTCCCGCCGTGCGCCAGCTCTACGTGCGCCGCTTCGGCGAGGAGCGCGTGCGCACCGCGGACGCCTTCACCTCCGTCGCCGAGGGCCTCGGCCGCGCCTCCGCCACCCTGGGCTGA